In Jatrophihabitans sp., the following proteins share a genomic window:
- a CDS encoding cell division protein CrgA produces the protein MPKSKVRKKSSYQPSPATGARASAGGDAKMVKPSPPWYPAVMAAFLLIGLAYIVVYYMAAESIPFMNSLGSWNFAVGFGFLIVGLGLAVRWR, from the coding sequence GTGCCGAAGTCGAAGGTTCGCAAGAAGTCGAGCTACCAGCCCTCGCCAGCGACCGGCGCGCGCGCTTCGGCCGGCGGCGACGCCAAGATGGTCAAGCCGAGCCCTCCCTGGTACCCAGCCGTGATGGCGGCATTCTTGCTGATCGGGCTGGCCTACATCGTCGTCTACTACATGGCGGCCGAGAGCATTCCGTTCATGAACAGCCTGGGCAGCTGGAACTTCGCGGTCGGCTTCGGCTTTCTGATCGTCGGCCTGGGACTGGCGGTTCGCTGGCGGTAA
- a CDS encoding rhomboid family intramembrane serine protease has product MQPTQPPAGPDPYPGFAGCYRHPDRLTGVRCVRCDRPICPDCQRAASVGFQCPDDVKAGAATVRQGRTVLGARVGSQTPYITWALIALNVVIYLLTGLGPGSSLIDNTNTELFQDWELVPNVVGFQRDYLRLVTAAFLHLGPLHLLLNMFALYVIGPPLERVMGWWRFLAVYLLGALGGSVAIMLMGDVRQPVVGASGAIFGLFAAALVLSRVVGFDTRSLVITIGINFIFTFSVPGISKLGHIGGFVLGGLASLALLGWTMNRRGPLTDRLRAIQVASLAGLLVVLMALALWRTEQIRDDLFAELDGLRASSMAVSHTPGHLTRPGSSTGVDEPGENYSGVITAVQ; this is encoded by the coding sequence ATGCAGCCGACGCAACCGCCCGCTGGACCGGACCCGTACCCCGGCTTCGCCGGTTGCTACCGGCATCCGGACCGGCTCACCGGCGTGCGGTGCGTCCGCTGCGACCGTCCTATCTGCCCTGACTGCCAGCGGGCGGCCTCGGTGGGCTTTCAGTGCCCGGACGACGTCAAGGCCGGCGCGGCCACGGTCCGCCAGGGGCGGACGGTGCTGGGCGCCCGGGTCGGCTCGCAGACCCCGTACATCACCTGGGCGCTGATCGCGCTGAACGTGGTGATCTACCTGCTGACCGGCCTGGGCCCGGGCAGCTCGCTGATCGACAACACCAACACCGAGCTGTTCCAGGACTGGGAGCTGGTGCCCAATGTGGTGGGCTTCCAGCGTGACTACCTGCGGCTGGTGACGGCGGCCTTCCTGCACCTGGGCCCGCTGCACCTGCTGCTCAACATGTTCGCCCTCTACGTCATCGGCCCGCCGCTGGAACGGGTGATGGGCTGGTGGCGCTTCCTGGCCGTCTACCTGCTCGGCGCGCTCGGCGGCTCGGTGGCCATCATGCTGATGGGCGACGTCCGCCAGCCGGTGGTGGGCGCCTCCGGAGCGATCTTCGGGCTGTTCGCGGCGGCGCTGGTGCTGTCCCGGGTGGTCGGATTCGACACCCGGTCGCTGGTGATCACGATCGGGATCAACTTCATCTTCACCTTCTCGGTGCCCGGCATCTCCAAGCTAGGTCATATCGGCGGCTTCGTGCTCGGCGGCCTGGCCAGCCTGGCGCTGCTGGGCTGGACCATGAACCGCCGGGGGCCGCTGACCGACCGGTTACGCGCCATCCAGGTGGCCAGCCTGGCAGGACTGCTGGTGGTGCTGATGGCTCTGGCGCTCTGGCGCACCGAACAGATCCGCGACGACCTGTTCGCAGAGCTGGACGGCTTGCGGGCCTCGAGCATGGCCGTCTCACACACCCCGGGTCACCTGACGCGTCCAGGTTCATCCACAGGAGTGGACGAACCTGGGGAGAACTACAGCGGTGTAATCACAGCGGTGCAATAA